The Lacipirellula parvula genome window below encodes:
- a CDS encoding PhoPQ-activated pathogenicity-related family protein, which produces MPSKYLLAIALGLLCFAPRAGAGADDAVASSKPSPLLDYVKAADPAFKWEVAKQVDSGATQTTVIKLTSQTWRTPAEVNRTVWEHYLVVVKPAKTTSDKALLIVAGGGNDRPVPEDANPLMKTIAQSTGSVVAELRMVPNQPLIFHGDGVPRIEDNLIGYGWAQFLETGDATWLPRLPMVKSVAAAMDCLQQWSAEHGDKLEKFVVAGASKRGWTTWMIAAVDPRVEAIVPIVIDVLNLRKSMQHHAAAYGFWATAVGNYFKHNIFQRSAHPRMTQLYEIEDPYNYIDRVTIPKYIVNASGDQFFCPDSSQFYYDDLRGEKLLRYVPNSDHSVDASLDAVTSMMAYYQMIVANRPRPTMNWTFEDDGSIRVVSDQPPRAARLWQATNPAARDFRVVSIGKAYTSTELTPEADGSYVARLEAPEKGWSASFVEFEFDSGGSFPLKASTAVRILSDRLPFEGIDMATVPYEPDLLKQQAEDAAASSK; this is translated from the coding sequence ATGCCATCGAAGTACTTGCTGGCGATCGCGCTCGGCCTCCTCTGCTTCGCTCCCCGCGCCGGCGCCGGCGCCGACGACGCCGTCGCGTCCAGCAAACCTTCGCCGCTACTCGACTACGTCAAAGCGGCCGACCCAGCGTTCAAGTGGGAGGTCGCCAAGCAAGTCGACAGCGGCGCGACCCAAACCACCGTCATCAAGCTCACGTCGCAAACCTGGCGCACCCCTGCGGAAGTCAACCGCACGGTGTGGGAGCACTATCTCGTCGTCGTGAAGCCCGCCAAAACCACGAGCGACAAAGCGCTGTTGATCGTCGCGGGCGGCGGCAACGATCGGCCGGTTCCCGAGGATGCGAACCCGCTGATGAAGACGATCGCCCAATCGACCGGCAGCGTCGTCGCCGAACTTCGCATGGTCCCCAATCAGCCGCTCATCTTCCACGGCGACGGCGTCCCCCGCATCGAAGACAACCTCATTGGCTACGGCTGGGCGCAGTTTCTCGAAACGGGAGACGCCACGTGGCTGCCGCGGCTGCCGATGGTGAAAAGCGTCGCCGCCGCGATGGATTGCCTCCAGCAATGGTCCGCCGAGCATGGCGACAAGCTGGAAAAGTTCGTCGTCGCCGGCGCCTCGAAGCGGGGTTGGACCACCTGGATGATTGCCGCCGTCGATCCCCGCGTCGAAGCGATCGTGCCGATCGTGATCGACGTGCTCAACCTGCGGAAGTCGATGCAGCATCACGCCGCCGCCTACGGATTCTGGGCGACTGCCGTCGGCAACTACTTCAAACACAACATTTTCCAGCGTTCGGCCCACCCGCGGATGACGCAGCTATATGAAATCGAAGACCCGTACAACTACATCGATCGCGTCACCATTCCGAAATACATCGTCAATGCCAGCGGCGATCAATTCTTCTGTCCCGACTCGTCGCAGTTCTACTACGACGACCTCCGTGGCGAGAAACTGCTCCGTTACGTGCCGAACTCCGATCACTCGGTCGACGCCAGCCTCGACGCCGTCACGAGCATGATGGCGTACTACCAGATGATTGTCGCCAACCGTCCGCGTCCCACCATGAACTGGACGTTTGAGGACGACGGTTCCATCCGCGTCGTGAGCGACCAACCGCCACGCGCCGCCCGTTTGTGGCAAGCAACTAATCCCGCTGCCCGCGACTTCCGCGTCGTGAGCATTGGCAAGGCATATACGAGCACCGAGCTCACCCCCGAGGCCGATGGCTCGTACGTCGCTCGACTAGAAGCGCCGGAAAAGGGTTGGTCGGCCTCGTTCGTGGAGTTCGAGTTCGATTCAGGCGGCAGTTTTCCGCTCAAAGCCTCGACCGCAGTTAGGATCTTGTCAGATCGCTTGCCGTTCGAGGGCATCGACATGGCCACGGTTCCATACGAGCCAGACCTGTTGAAACAACAGGCGGAAGACGCCGCCGCGTCTTCCAAGTAA
- a CDS encoding DUF1559 domain-containing protein: MPLRQHDRPSLRSESRTRQRAFTLVELLVVIAIIGVLVALLLPAVQAAREASRRSQCANNLRQVGLAVQSHLAARGYFPHSWPNGDNEITWGRSLLPYLEQGSLEKSWNPAIGMLEGSNQQVIANPISILKCPSAPSQPTYEGTDKGVTRTFGTSDYKGVEGVLADDPVFASWQRKDWLPGVIGRAPVELRLVTDGTSHTATVVESTGDRILYGPQFTQTAEIWWHTDGAWAGRALAGLAPTKYGPVFGVDLCSINCSNQYDAPPYSFHPGGAQVMIADGSIRFLQQDMDVFTLGCLFAYDDEAVTSTP; this comes from the coding sequence ATGCCCCTGCGCCAGCACGACAGACCGAGCCTTCGCAGCGAGTCTCGCACTCGCCAGCGCGCGTTCACACTGGTCGAGCTCCTAGTCGTCATCGCCATCATTGGCGTTCTTGTCGCGCTCTTGCTGCCAGCCGTGCAAGCCGCCCGCGAAGCCAGCCGCCGTAGCCAGTGCGCCAACAACCTGCGGCAAGTCGGCCTCGCCGTCCAGTCGCACCTCGCCGCGCGGGGCTACTTCCCCCACAGCTGGCCCAATGGCGACAACGAAATCACCTGGGGCCGCAGCCTGCTTCCCTACCTGGAGCAAGGCTCGCTCGAAAAATCGTGGAACCCCGCCATCGGCATGCTCGAGGGCTCGAACCAACAAGTGATCGCCAACCCGATCTCGATCTTGAAGTGCCCCTCGGCGCCCAGCCAACCGACCTACGAAGGAACCGACAAAGGCGTCACGCGCACCTTCGGCACAAGCGACTACAAGGGGGTCGAGGGCGTCCTTGCCGACGATCCGGTTTTCGCCAGTTGGCAACGCAAAGATTGGCTCCCCGGCGTCATCGGCCGCGCGCCGGTCGAATTACGCCTAGTTACCGACGGCACGTCCCACACGGCCACCGTCGTCGAATCGACGGGCGATCGAATCCTCTACGGCCCGCAGTTCACGCAGACGGCGGAAATTTGGTGGCACACCGACGGCGCATGGGCAGGCCGCGCGCTCGCCGGACTCGCGCCGACGAAATACGGCCCGGTGTTTGGCGTCGACCTCTGCTCGATCAACTGCTCGAACCAGTACGATGCGCCGCCTTATAGCTTCCACCCGGGCGGCGCCCAGGTGATGATTGCCGACGGCAGCATCCGCTTCCTGCAGCAGGACATGGACGTCTTCACCCTCGGCTGCCTCTTCGCGTACGACGACGAAGCAGTCACGAGCACGCCGTAA
- a CDS encoding NADAR family protein gives MTAATADNDDGSGASNMAIAFYSVAEPFGEFSNFAPYGVELDGRWYPTVEHYFQAMKFRDAGHAEAIRRAANPKLAKQLGHSRRIPLRDDWEAAKVEVMRTAVRKKFATHPALAALLLGTGDAELIEAAPSDYFWGCGQHGGGQNWLGRILMEVRAELRSQAEG, from the coding sequence GTGACAGCCGCGACGGCTGATAACGACGACGGCAGTGGTGCGAGCAACATGGCGATTGCGTTCTACTCGGTGGCGGAGCCGTTCGGCGAGTTTTCCAACTTTGCTCCGTACGGGGTCGAGCTCGACGGGCGTTGGTATCCGACGGTCGAGCATTATTTCCAGGCGATGAAGTTTCGCGACGCCGGCCATGCGGAAGCGATTCGGCGCGCGGCGAATCCGAAGCTGGCGAAGCAGCTGGGCCATTCGCGCAGGATTCCGCTGCGCGACGATTGGGAAGCGGCGAAGGTCGAGGTGATGCGGACAGCAGTGCGGAAGAAGTTTGCGACGCACCCGGCTCTCGCGGCGCTCTTGCTGGGAACCGGCGATGCGGAACTGATCGAGGCGGCGCCGTCGGACTATTTTTGGGGGTGTGGCCAACACGGCGGCGGGCAGAATTGGCTTGGCCGGATTCTGATGGAAGTGCGTGCCGAGTTGCGAAGCCAAGCAGAGGGCTAA
- a CDS encoding DUF1552 domain-containing protein, giving the protein MRSRPISRRTMLRGIGVSMALPWLESVSAWAQESAGAAAAEPPVRLGVMFSGNGFHSKEWWAKGAGAEMELGGVLAPLHAHREKLLFIQGLYNEEARKGNIHSSQTGNLLSGAPLASGGEVRSGISVDQYLAQTYGRSTKVSSLVLGCEPPNPSVHQNYSMLYSSHISWSSPTTPTPLELYPSLAFDRLFKDEVNRGDVSVLDAVMEDAHDVRRVVSSSDRQKLDEYFDSVRDVEMRIERAGKQGELQGWRPTLQTPNIPRPAEGIPQNLADHVRLMCDIMVLGFQTDTTRVCTLKLNNDHSSLRFPHLSVDYMIHHLLSHTDTPDWLKVNQFFLEQVAYIAGKLDGIQEGERTALDNSMLMFCSSMMTGNHNNDELPVILVGRGGGKINTGRVLDYRGAEQRQMCRLYLSMMDKMGGRPEKFGDASTPLDEV; this is encoded by the coding sequence ATGCGTAGTCGACCAATTTCTCGCCGCACGATGTTGCGCGGCATCGGCGTGAGCATGGCGTTGCCGTGGCTGGAATCGGTCTCTGCGTGGGCGCAGGAAAGCGCTGGCGCCGCGGCGGCCGAGCCTCCCGTGCGGCTGGGCGTGATGTTCTCCGGCAACGGCTTTCACTCGAAGGAGTGGTGGGCCAAGGGGGCCGGCGCGGAGATGGAGCTCGGCGGCGTGCTCGCGCCGCTGCACGCTCATCGCGAGAAGCTGCTGTTCATCCAGGGGCTGTACAACGAAGAAGCTCGCAAGGGCAACATCCACAGCTCGCAGACCGGCAACCTGCTGTCGGGGGCGCCGCTCGCTTCGGGCGGCGAGGTGCGGTCGGGAATTAGCGTCGATCAATACCTCGCCCAAACCTATGGGCGGTCGACGAAGGTTTCAAGCTTGGTGCTCGGCTGCGAGCCGCCGAATCCCTCGGTGCATCAGAACTACTCGATGCTCTACAGCTCGCACATTTCGTGGTCGTCGCCGACCACGCCGACGCCGTTGGAACTGTATCCTTCGCTTGCGTTCGACCGGCTATTCAAGGACGAGGTTAACCGCGGCGACGTCAGCGTTCTCGACGCGGTGATGGAAGATGCGCACGACGTGCGACGGGTCGTTAGCTCCAGCGACCGGCAGAAGCTCGACGAGTATTTTGACTCGGTGCGCGACGTCGAAATGCGGATCGAGCGGGCCGGCAAACAGGGCGAACTGCAGGGCTGGCGTCCCACGTTGCAGACGCCCAACATCCCGCGGCCGGCGGAGGGAATTCCGCAGAACCTCGCCGATCACGTGCGGTTGATGTGCGACATCATGGTGCTCGGCTTCCAGACCGACACGACGCGGGTTTGTACGCTCAAGCTAAACAACGATCACTCGTCGCTGCGGTTCCCGCACTTGAGCGTCGACTACATGATCCACCATTTGCTGTCGCACACCGACACGCCCGATTGGCTCAAGGTGAATCAGTTCTTCCTGGAGCAGGTCGCCTACATCGCGGGCAAGCTCGACGGCATTCAGGAAGGCGAACGGACGGCGCTCGACAACTCGATGCTCATGTTCTGTTCGAGCATGATGACGGGCAACCACAACAACGACGAGCTTCCCGTCATTCTCGTGGGCCGGGGCGGCGGCAAGATCAACACGGGCCGCGTGCTTGACTACCGGGGCGCCGAGCAACGGCAGATGTGCCGCCTGTACTTGTCGATGATGGACAAGATGGGCGGGCGTCCGGAGAAGTTTGGAGACGCCTCCACGCCGCTAGACGAAGTCTGA
- a CDS encoding DUF1592 domain-containing protein, with the protein MSRQPWLVVALCLAAFAGMRGERVACAEETAPQTAPAEAVAGEGIQHVLETYCYDCHVGEGAEAGIDFTTLATPAGIVGEPTAWVKPLEALRSGLMPPPEAEQPTVEERKALIQTIERFLAKSAESNAGDPGPVVVRRLNNVEYANTVRAITGVASLDPVREFPPDGAAGEGFMNVGNALGMSPALASKYYDAAKGIANHAVFTPTGMRFSPGESSLDHTDEYIRKIREFYQRFADEDLSGVTFSPQAVHKTRAGILPLERYFAATLAERDALRSGAKTLEEVAAANQLNAKYLQALWTELNAPADEQNVILTDVRQHWNAAAAGDAQRVADRVRAWQRALWKFNPIGRIGQTNAPTMWQEPVTPIIGRHELRTPLGAEATAEDRKIYLAATSADGKPASVVWRRPRLVRAGRPEILLRDAWRMDELYRRERESIFSQTGACLEAVDELGGTEDAAAVAEVAGKHGISPVSLVAWRQFLGETPGATPYLGEVIPTRIEMISTYGFVKGWVTPDGVSVLANSSDETAHTPATYPPHSVVVHPAPTKRVLVVWRSPVDGEAKVSASVQDTHPGCGNGIDWTLELRRGKTKQILSSGISNGDQLADLSYPAGLRLRKGDAIVLAVGPRDGEFTCDSTEVHFTIESGEQRWNLTDEIQADVLKENPRADLYGNANVWQFAFESTADRSLSPIPADSALARWELSADAAERKQLAAELQQLLSASAPAAGDSPNERLRAVLNNEEESLLTGLLSQAAATPGGQAAAYDAALGVDVSLFGKTPEGGQIGQESLGGKTGQIIEIQLPKTVAAGSEFAVDAELAEASANSTVQFQATTTRPPDTAAFPEIPFVTLPESQSRQELEAMCGEFRELFPVALCYLQVVPVDEVISMVLHYREDSPLVRLMLNDAEKEELNRLWVELAFVSHEPEETMIAFEQMLEYATQVEPERVKHIESMRGTLNQRIEDFHAQQRGGEPLQLDAIVDWAASAYRRPLSEAEVAQLRTLYADLRAEELAHEEALRLLIARVLISPNFLYRVEAAPAEGLSGTISDAQLANRLSYFLWSGPPDAQLHEAARTNSLSQREELLGQTRRMLADARVRQLATEFGCQWLNIHGFDKLDEKNERLFPTFAEVREPMYEEAIQLFTDLFQNNRSMVELLDSDHTFLNAELAAHYGIPGVEGEAWRRVDGVRAYGRGGVLGLGAVLAKQSGASRTSPVLRGNWLTSVVLDEALPPPPKDVPPLDDEIPEGMTERQLTERHARDPACMNCHARIDPFGFALEQYDAIGRRRDADAAGHPIDAAATLPDGTPVNGADSLRAYLSTNRRDEFVRHFCRKLLGYALGREVQLSDDPLLTRMTEELKANDFKVGVAIELIVDSKQFREIRSGANVTAPTTF; encoded by the coding sequence TTGAGTCGCCAACCCTGGCTGGTAGTTGCGCTGTGCCTCGCGGCGTTTGCGGGAATGCGCGGCGAGCGGGTGGCGTGCGCCGAGGAAACGGCTCCGCAGACCGCGCCGGCGGAGGCGGTTGCCGGCGAGGGGATTCAGCATGTGCTCGAAACCTACTGCTACGACTGCCACGTCGGCGAGGGGGCGGAAGCGGGCATCGATTTCACGACGCTGGCGACGCCTGCGGGGATCGTGGGCGAACCGACGGCGTGGGTGAAGCCGTTGGAGGCCCTGCGGAGCGGGCTGATGCCGCCGCCCGAGGCCGAGCAGCCGACGGTCGAAGAGCGGAAGGCGTTGATTCAAACGATCGAGCGGTTCCTCGCCAAGAGCGCCGAAAGCAATGCGGGCGACCCGGGCCCAGTCGTCGTGCGGCGGCTCAACAATGTTGAATACGCGAACACGGTGCGGGCGATTACGGGAGTCGCGTCGCTCGATCCGGTGCGAGAGTTTCCGCCGGACGGGGCCGCCGGCGAGGGTTTTATGAACGTCGGCAACGCGCTCGGCATGTCGCCGGCGCTGGCGAGCAAGTATTACGATGCCGCCAAAGGGATTGCCAATCACGCGGTCTTCACGCCGACCGGGATGCGATTCTCACCGGGCGAATCGAGCCTCGACCACACCGACGAGTACATTCGCAAGATTCGCGAATTTTATCAGCGCTTTGCCGACGAAGACTTGAGCGGCGTCACCTTCAGCCCGCAGGCGGTCCATAAGACGCGGGCGGGGATCTTGCCGTTGGAGCGGTACTTTGCCGCAACGCTGGCCGAACGCGACGCGTTGCGATCGGGAGCGAAGACGCTGGAGGAAGTGGCGGCGGCTAACCAGCTTAACGCGAAGTATTTGCAAGCCTTGTGGACGGAACTGAACGCACCGGCGGACGAGCAGAACGTCATCCTCACCGACGTGCGGCAGCACTGGAACGCGGCGGCCGCGGGCGACGCGCAGCGGGTGGCCGACCGGGTGCGGGCCTGGCAGCGAGCGCTGTGGAAGTTCAATCCGATTGGCCGCATCGGTCAAACGAACGCCCCGACGATGTGGCAAGAGCCGGTGACGCCGATTATTGGCCGGCATGAACTGCGGACGCCGCTCGGCGCCGAAGCGACTGCCGAGGACCGCAAAATTTACCTGGCGGCGACGAGCGCCGACGGCAAGCCGGCATCGGTCGTGTGGCGGCGGCCGCGGCTCGTGCGCGCCGGCCGGCCGGAGATTTTGCTGCGGGATGCGTGGCGGATGGACGAGTTGTATCGCCGCGAGCGGGAGTCGATCTTCTCGCAAACGGGGGCGTGCCTCGAGGCGGTCGATGAGCTTGGTGGGACGGAGGATGCGGCCGCGGTCGCGGAGGTTGCCGGCAAGCATGGCATCTCGCCGGTGTCGCTCGTTGCTTGGCGGCAGTTCCTGGGCGAAACACCCGGTGCAACGCCTTACTTGGGCGAAGTGATTCCGACGCGGATTGAGATGATCAGCACGTATGGCTTCGTCAAAGGCTGGGTGACCCCCGACGGCGTTTCGGTGTTGGCGAACTCGTCTGATGAAACGGCCCACACGCCGGCGACCTATCCGCCGCACAGCGTCGTCGTGCATCCCGCGCCGACGAAGCGCGTGCTTGTCGTTTGGCGAAGCCCAGTCGACGGCGAGGCGAAGGTTTCGGCGTCGGTGCAAGACACCCACCCCGGCTGCGGCAACGGCATCGACTGGACGCTGGAGCTTCGCCGCGGCAAGACGAAGCAGATTCTCAGTTCCGGGATTTCCAACGGAGACCAGCTTGCCGATTTGAGCTACCCAGCTGGTTTGCGGCTGCGGAAGGGGGACGCGATCGTGCTGGCCGTGGGACCGCGCGACGGAGAGTTCACGTGCGATTCGACCGAGGTCCATTTCACCATCGAAAGCGGCGAGCAGCGTTGGAATCTCACCGACGAGATTCAGGCCGACGTGCTGAAGGAGAACCCGCGGGCGGATCTCTACGGTAACGCGAACGTGTGGCAATTTGCGTTTGAGTCGACCGCCGATCGATCGTTGTCGCCGATTCCCGCCGATTCGGCGCTAGCCCGCTGGGAACTTTCCGCCGATGCGGCGGAGCGAAAGCAGCTGGCGGCGGAACTGCAGCAACTGCTCTCAGCTTCGGCGCCAGCGGCTGGCGATAGCCCCAACGAGCGGCTGCGGGCCGTGCTGAACAACGAGGAAGAGTCGTTGCTGACGGGGCTGCTGTCGCAGGCCGCCGCGACGCCGGGCGGGCAAGCCGCGGCCTACGATGCGGCGCTCGGCGTTGATGTGTCGTTGTTCGGGAAGACGCCCGAAGGCGGCCAGATCGGGCAGGAAAGCCTCGGCGGCAAGACGGGGCAAATCATCGAGATTCAGCTGCCGAAGACGGTGGCCGCGGGTTCGGAGTTTGCCGTCGATGCGGAGTTGGCCGAGGCGAGTGCGAACTCAACGGTGCAGTTCCAGGCGACGACGACGCGCCCGCCGGACACCGCGGCGTTTCCGGAGATTCCGTTCGTCACGCTTCCCGAGAGCCAATCGCGGCAAGAGCTGGAGGCGATGTGCGGGGAGTTCCGCGAGCTATTCCCGGTGGCGCTTTGTTATTTGCAAGTCGTCCCCGTCGACGAAGTGATCTCGATGGTCCTGCACTACCGGGAGGACTCGCCGCTCGTGCGGCTGATGCTGAACGACGCGGAGAAGGAAGAGCTGAATCGCTTGTGGGTGGAACTGGCGTTTGTCAGCCACGAACCAGAAGAAACAATGATCGCCTTCGAGCAAATGCTGGAGTACGCCACCCAAGTGGAACCGGAGCGCGTGAAGCATATTGAGTCGATGCGCGGGACGTTGAATCAGCGGATCGAGGACTTTCATGCGCAGCAACGGGGAGGCGAGCCGTTGCAACTCGACGCTATCGTCGACTGGGCGGCGTCGGCGTACCGGCGGCCGTTGAGCGAGGCCGAGGTCGCGCAATTGCGGACGCTGTATGCCGATCTGCGGGCCGAGGAGCTGGCTCACGAAGAGGCGCTGCGGCTGCTGATCGCGCGAGTATTGATCTCGCCGAATTTCCTCTACCGCGTCGAAGCGGCGCCGGCGGAGGGTCTATCAGGGACGATCAGCGACGCGCAGTTGGCCAACCGGCTAAGCTACTTCCTGTGGTCAGGCCCGCCCGACGCCCAATTGCACGAGGCGGCTCGCACGAACAGCTTGAGCCAGCGCGAGGAACTGCTGGGGCAAACGCGACGCATGCTCGCGGACGCCCGTGTAAGGCAGCTGGCGACGGAGTTCGGCTGCCAGTGGCTGAACATTCACGGGTTCGACAAGTTGGACGAGAAAAACGAGCGGCTCTTCCCGACCTTTGCTGAGGTGCGGGAGCCGATGTATGAGGAAGCGATTCAGCTCTTCACCGACCTATTCCAGAACAATCGGTCGATGGTGGAATTGCTCGACAGCGATCATACGTTCCTCAACGCCGAACTGGCGGCGCATTACGGCATTCCGGGCGTCGAAGGCGAGGCTTGGCGGCGCGTCGACGGCGTGCGGGCCTATGGCCGCGGCGGCGTGCTGGGGCTGGGCGCTGTGCTTGCCAAGCAATCGGGCGCATCGCGAACGAGCCCGGTGCTGCGGGGCAACTGGCTGACGAGCGTCGTGCTGGACGAGGCCTTGCCGCCGCCCCCCAAGGACGTCCCGCCGCTCGACGATGAGATCCCTGAAGGGATGACTGAACGGCAGCTCACGGAGCGGCACGCCCGCGATCCGGCCTGCATGAATTGCCACGCCCGGATCGATCCGTTTGGGTTTGCGCTCGAGCAGTACGATGCGATCGGTCGGCGTCGCGACGCGGATGCCGCCGGGCATCCGATCGACGCCGCGGCGACGCTGCCCGACGGGACGCCGGTGAACGGAGCCGACAGCTTGCGGGCCTATTTGAGCACTAATCGGCGCGACGAGTTCGTGCGGCATTTCTGCCGCAAGTTGCTCGGCTACGCTCTCGGGCGCGAGGTTCAGCTGTCGGACGATCCGCTGCTGACGCGGATGACGGAAGAATTGAAGGCGAACGATTTCAAAGTCGGCGTGGCGATCGAACTGATCGTCGACAGTAAGCAATTTCGCGAGATCAGAAGCGGCGCGAACGTGACGGCGCCGACGACTTTTTGA
- a CDS encoding aldehyde dehydrogenase (NADP(+)) encodes MIRDILVDGSWRPSSGTETFQAVNPLTGDTLPAQFPISTWDDCDRALTAAAAAFEVLRETPGDRIAAFFDRYAESLQEHADELVAQAHLESGLPTTPRLRDVELPRTINQLRLAAEAVRDGGWRLPTIDAAANIRSYLAPIGPVCVFGPSNFPFAFGAVAGGDFAAAIAAGNPVIAKAHPLHPETARMLAVLAVEALRDAGLPSATVQLLYHLKPEDGERLVSDHRIAASAFTGSKPSGLRLKRAADDAGKLIFLELSSTNPVVILPGVLAERGPQLATEFCDSALMGGGQFCTNPGIVLLLASEPTEAFIRDVSQQYQARPAGRLMSAGVVAALNASVATLRTAGAALIAEGSAADTAAFTHANTLLRVSASDWLGQPQTFQTEAFGNASLFVVAASVAEASEVLRALEGNLTGCIYSAKDGSEDADYDALAHVLRPRVGRLLNDKMPTGVAVSPAMNHGGPYPATGNPHFTAVGIPASIRRFTALHCFDNVRQHRLPACLRD; translated from the coding sequence ATGATTCGCGACATTCTCGTAGACGGCAGTTGGCGCCCTTCGTCGGGTACTGAAACGTTTCAAGCGGTCAACCCGCTCACCGGCGACACGCTGCCGGCGCAGTTCCCCATCAGCACGTGGGACGATTGCGATCGCGCGCTCACCGCCGCCGCTGCCGCCTTCGAGGTGCTGAGGGAAACGCCAGGCGATCGCATCGCCGCTTTCTTCGATCGCTATGCCGAGTCGCTGCAAGAGCATGCCGACGAACTCGTCGCGCAAGCCCACCTGGAATCGGGCCTCCCGACAACGCCGCGGTTGCGCGACGTCGAATTGCCGCGAACCATCAACCAGCTGCGTCTCGCTGCCGAAGCGGTGCGCGACGGCGGCTGGCGGCTCCCCACGATCGACGCCGCCGCCAACATTCGCTCGTACCTGGCGCCAATCGGGCCGGTGTGCGTCTTCGGCCCCAGCAACTTTCCGTTTGCGTTCGGCGCCGTCGCGGGGGGCGATTTCGCCGCCGCCATCGCCGCGGGCAACCCCGTGATCGCGAAGGCCCACCCCCTCCACCCCGAAACAGCCCGCATGCTCGCGGTCCTCGCCGTCGAAGCGCTCCGCGACGCCGGCCTACCGAGCGCCACGGTTCAGTTGCTCTATCACCTGAAGCCAGAAGATGGCGAGCGCCTCGTTTCCGACCACCGCATCGCCGCCTCGGCCTTCACCGGCAGCAAGCCATCGGGGCTGCGACTCAAGCGCGCCGCCGACGACGCCGGCAAGCTCATCTTCTTGGAACTCTCCAGCACAAACCCCGTCGTGATCCTCCCCGGCGTCCTCGCGGAGCGCGGCCCGCAACTCGCCACCGAGTTTTGCGACAGCGCCCTCATGGGCGGCGGCCAATTCTGCACCAATCCCGGCATCGTCCTGCTGCTCGCGAGCGAACCGACCGAAGCCTTCATCCGCGACGTGTCGCAGCAATACCAGGCTCGCCCCGCCGGCCGACTGATGTCCGCGGGCGTCGTCGCCGCACTCAACGCCAGCGTCGCCACGCTTCGCACCGCGGGGGCCGCGCTCATCGCCGAGGGCTCCGCCGCCGATACCGCCGCGTTCACGCACGCCAACACGTTGCTGCGCGTCTCCGCCAGCGACTGGCTCGGACAACCGCAAACCTTCCAAACCGAAGCCTTCGGCAACGCCTCGCTCTTCGTCGTCGCCGCGTCGGTCGCCGAAGCGAGCGAAGTCCTGCGGGCACTCGAGGGCAACCTCACCGGCTGCATCTACTCGGCAAAAGACGGCTCCGAGGACGCCGACTACGACGCCCTCGCGCACGTCCTACGTCCCCGCGTCGGGCGGCTCCTCAACGACAAAATGCCGACCGGCGTCGCCGTCTCGCCCGCCATGAACCACGGCGGACCCTACCCAGCCACCGGCAATCCCCACTTCACGGCGGTCGGCATCCCGGCCTCCATCCGACGGTTTACCGCGCTCCACTGCTTCGACAACGTCCGACAGCACCGCCTGCCGGCGTGCCTCCGGGACTAA
- a CDS encoding GNAT family N-acetyltransferase, with protein sequence MPSIRLVEITDQLLEASRESQVALEAYAHAALGSMAAEILEVVAQTGEFLKAKPRPAPWGCYLAVDDAVAQLIGTCGFKAGPTADRLVEIAYYTFPAYEGRGYATAMAAELKRLGAGWNVIAHTLPERNASCRVLEKNRFALAGEVVDPEDGPVWLWTLKK encoded by the coding sequence ATGCCGTCAATACGTCTGGTCGAAATTACTGATCAACTTCTTGAAGCGTCGCGCGAATCGCAGGTGGCGCTCGAAGCATACGCGCACGCTGCGCTTGGCTCGATGGCGGCGGAGATTTTGGAGGTCGTCGCCCAGACCGGCGAGTTTCTCAAAGCAAAACCGCGGCCGGCGCCGTGGGGGTGCTATCTTGCCGTCGACGACGCCGTCGCGCAGCTGATCGGCACGTGCGGCTTCAAGGCGGGGCCGACGGCGGATCGGCTGGTCGAGATCGCGTACTACACATTCCCGGCCTACGAAGGACGCGGCTACGCGACGGCGATGGCCGCCGAGCTCAAGCGACTTGGCGCTGGCTGGAATGTGATCGCGCACACGCTGCCGGAGCGGAACGCTTCGTGCCGGGTGTTGGAGAAGAACAGGTTTGCGCTCGCGGGCGAGGTGGTCGACCCGGAGGATGGCCCGGTGTGGCTGTGGACGCTTAAGAAATGA